In Nocardioides conyzicola, one genomic interval encodes:
- a CDS encoding electron transfer flavoprotein subunit alpha/FixB family protein, with protein sequence MIVVLVETTPTGEAVEVSQEAITFARSLAAEGGGVPVDAVVVGEPSPDLAATLAAYGVRTVHALSGDAYASYAGAAWAAGLKGVRGSSVVVMAAGTPRGNEVMAHVAAREGVAMAANVLSFSGLSPFVVTRQVVGGGALEEMRLGDRPAVFTVAGHAVEAAPADAPGAAEVVVHTPEIAAADLVARVVSSEEPEPDLSGTLKSARVVVGAGRGAGSSEGFADLLELTELVGGSLGVSRVVTSLGWRPHHEQVGQTGSRISPDLYIPCGISGAIQHWAGCSSAKAILAINTDPDAPMVTKATYAVIGDLHEVVPAINAEIRRRRTA encoded by the coding sequence ATGATCGTCGTCCTGGTCGAGACCACGCCCACCGGCGAAGCGGTCGAGGTGTCCCAGGAGGCGATCACCTTCGCGCGCTCCCTGGCCGCCGAGGGCGGCGGCGTCCCCGTCGACGCCGTCGTCGTGGGTGAGCCGTCGCCCGACCTGGCCGCCACGCTCGCGGCGTACGGCGTCCGCACGGTGCACGCGCTGAGCGGCGACGCCTACGCGTCGTACGCCGGTGCCGCCTGGGCCGCCGGCCTGAAGGGCGTTCGCGGGTCGTCGGTCGTGGTGATGGCCGCCGGCACCCCGCGCGGCAACGAGGTGATGGCGCACGTCGCCGCCCGCGAGGGCGTCGCGATGGCCGCCAACGTGCTGTCGTTCAGCGGCCTGTCGCCCTTCGTGGTCACCCGCCAGGTCGTCGGTGGCGGTGCGCTCGAGGAGATGCGGCTGGGCGACCGCCCGGCCGTCTTCACCGTCGCCGGGCACGCGGTCGAGGCGGCGCCCGCGGACGCGCCCGGTGCGGCCGAGGTCGTCGTCCACACGCCGGAGATCGCGGCTGCCGACCTGGTCGCGCGTGTGGTCTCGAGCGAGGAGCCCGAGCCCGACCTGTCCGGGACCCTGAAGTCCGCCCGCGTCGTCGTCGGCGCCGGGCGCGGCGCCGGCAGCTCGGAGGGGTTCGCCGACCTGCTGGAGCTGACCGAGCTCGTCGGCGGTTCTCTCGGCGTCTCGCGGGTGGTCACCTCGCTCGGCTGGCGGCCGCACCACGAGCAGGTCGGCCAGACCGGCTCCCGGATCTCGCCGGACCTCTACATCCCGTGCGGCATCAGCGGGGCGATCCAGCACTGGGCGGGCTGCTCGTCGGCCAAGGCCATCCTGGCGATCAACACCGACCCGGACGCGCCGATGGTCACCAAGGCGACGTA
- a CDS encoding FAD-dependent oxidoreductase produces MATVPASAKVVVIGAGIVGNSLVHHLAELGWRDIVQLDKGALPNPGGSTGHASNFIFPVDHSREITDLTLDSMRQYKEMGVFTESGGFEIARTEERMEELRRRMSSAKAWGIEAELVSPAFVKEKVPFIEEDQFIGAFWTPSVGVVDSLRAGTLMRESALASGALTVVPTVEVVGLDVEDGRIRRVRTDGGDIEAEHVVIACGVWSPKIGDMAGISIPLTPAVHQMISVGPCPQLAEREGEISFPIIRDMDTFCYERQHGADMEVGSYAHRAILHEPEDIPSIEQAKLSPTEMPFTSDDFDPQLEQAYELMPELLGAEGAEMRYAINGLLSLTCDGNPILGESLVKGLWTASAVWIKEGPGVGRAVAEWMTHGHSEIDLHHSDIARFHPHQMRREHTRLRTTESFIKTYGIIHPAEQYESDRDQRLAPMHASQQKLGAVFFETAGWERPHWYESNAGLLEQYGDAVLPREHEWDARWWSPIINAEHLRMREAAGVIDLSAFQVFDVTGPGALDTVQRTCVAQCDVAVGKVIYTPVLDAKGGFLSDLTVMRLGDDHFRVVTGGAHGRADLQWFGNQLPGDGATTITDHTDEVSTIGLWGPRARDILASLTSDDVSDEGFGFLTCRSIDVDGTTVLASRISYVGELGWELYVTMDDAAALWETLLEAGAGHGAVPVGIGVYGTTGRLEKGYRAFGYELDAERTIVEAGMQRPKVKAADFVGRDAYLAQREAPVQSVLCTLVVDDHTSASGVKRYMLGGEPILTAAGEPFTDGHGHHPYVTSAGSAPSLGKHVLLAYLPPAEASIGNRLSVSYMEELYPVTVGSVDATALLDPDNSRIR; encoded by the coding sequence ATGGCCACCGTCCCCGCGTCCGCGAAGGTCGTCGTCATCGGCGCCGGCATCGTCGGCAACAGCCTTGTGCACCACCTCGCCGAGCTCGGCTGGCGCGACATCGTGCAGCTGGACAAGGGAGCGCTGCCCAACCCGGGCGGCTCGACCGGCCACGCCTCCAACTTCATCTTCCCGGTGGACCACTCCCGGGAGATCACGGACCTGACGCTCGACTCGATGCGGCAGTACAAGGAGATGGGGGTCTTCACCGAGTCCGGTGGCTTCGAGATCGCCCGCACCGAGGAGCGCATGGAGGAGCTGCGCCGCCGCATGTCGAGCGCCAAGGCGTGGGGCATCGAGGCCGAGCTCGTCAGCCCGGCGTTCGTGAAGGAGAAGGTCCCCTTCATCGAGGAGGACCAGTTCATCGGCGCCTTCTGGACGCCGAGCGTGGGCGTGGTCGACTCCCTGCGCGCGGGCACGCTCATGCGCGAGAGCGCGCTCGCCAGCGGCGCGCTGACCGTCGTACCCACCGTCGAGGTCGTCGGCCTGGACGTCGAGGACGGACGGATCCGCCGGGTGCGCACCGACGGGGGTGACATCGAGGCGGAGCACGTCGTGATCGCGTGCGGCGTGTGGAGCCCCAAGATCGGCGACATGGCCGGGATCTCGATCCCGCTGACGCCCGCGGTGCACCAGATGATCAGCGTCGGCCCGTGCCCGCAGCTCGCCGAGCGCGAGGGCGAGATCTCCTTCCCGATCATCCGGGACATGGACACGTTCTGCTACGAGCGCCAGCACGGCGCCGACATGGAGGTCGGCTCCTACGCCCACCGCGCGATCCTGCACGAGCCGGAGGACATCCCCTCGATCGAGCAGGCCAAGCTGTCGCCGACGGAGATGCCCTTCACCTCCGACGACTTCGACCCCCAGCTGGAGCAGGCCTACGAGCTGATGCCCGAGCTGCTCGGGGCCGAGGGTGCGGAGATGCGCTACGCGATCAACGGCCTGCTGTCGTTGACCTGTGACGGCAACCCGATCCTGGGCGAGAGCCTGGTCAAGGGCCTCTGGACCGCCTCGGCGGTGTGGATCAAGGAGGGCCCCGGCGTCGGGCGCGCGGTCGCCGAGTGGATGACCCACGGCCACAGCGAGATCGACCTCCACCACAGCGACATCGCGCGCTTCCACCCGCACCAGATGCGCCGCGAGCACACCAGGCTGCGCACCACCGAGTCCTTCATCAAGACCTACGGGATCATCCACCCGGCCGAGCAGTACGAGTCCGACCGCGACCAGCGGCTCGCGCCGATGCACGCGTCGCAGCAGAAGCTCGGCGCGGTGTTCTTCGAGACCGCGGGCTGGGAGCGGCCGCACTGGTACGAGTCCAACGCCGGCCTCCTCGAGCAGTACGGCGACGCCGTGCTGCCCCGCGAGCACGAGTGGGACGCCCGCTGGTGGAGCCCGATCATCAACGCCGAGCACCTGCGGATGCGCGAGGCCGCCGGCGTGATCGACCTGTCGGCGTTCCAGGTCTTCGACGTCACCGGCCCCGGCGCGCTCGACACGGTGCAGCGCACCTGCGTCGCGCAGTGCGACGTCGCGGTCGGCAAGGTGATCTACACGCCCGTGCTCGACGCCAAGGGTGGCTTCCTCTCCGACCTGACGGTGATGCGGCTCGGCGACGACCACTTCCGCGTCGTCACCGGCGGCGCGCACGGACGGGCGGACCTGCAGTGGTTCGGCAACCAGCTGCCGGGTGACGGTGCCACCACGATCACCGACCACACCGACGAGGTGTCGACGATCGGGCTGTGGGGACCGCGCGCCCGCGACATCCTCGCCTCGCTCACCTCCGACGACGTGTCCGACGAGGGCTTCGGCTTCCTCACCTGCCGCTCGATCGACGTCGACGGCACCACCGTCCTGGCCTCGCGGATCTCGTACGTCGGCGAGCTCGGCTGGGAGCTGTACGTCACGATGGACGACGCCGCCGCGCTCTGGGAGACCCTGCTCGAGGCGGGCGCCGGCCACGGCGCCGTACCCGTCGGCATCGGCGTCTACGGGACGACCGGTCGGCTCGAGAAGGGCTACCGGGCCTTCGGCTACGAGCTCGACGCGGAGCGGACCATCGTCGAGGCCGGCATGCAGCGGCCGAAGGTGAAGGCCGCCGACTTCGTCGGTCGCGATGCCTACCTCGCCCAGCGCGAGGCGCCCGTCCAGTCGGTGCTGTGCACCCTGGTCGTCGACGACCACACGTCGGCGAGCGGCGTGAAGCGTTACATGCTCGGCGGCGAGCCGATCCTGACCGCCGCAGGCGAGCCCTTCACCGACGGCCACGGTCACCACCCGTACGTCACCTCGGCCGGGTCGGCCCCGTCGCTCGGCAAGCACGTGCTGCTGGCCTACCTGCCGCCGGCCGAGGCGTCCATCGGCAACCGGCTGAGCGTCTCCTACATGGAGGAGCTCTACCCGGTCACCGTTGGCTCGGTCGACGCGACGGCTCTCCTCGACCCCGACAACTCACGGATCCGCTGA
- a CDS encoding ABC transporter substrate-binding protein: MRILNRQRAGLVAVAASAVVALTACGGGTVNEETKTNESKAAAAGGECGDLKIIVNPWVGYTADAYVVGAVAADELGCNVSYVELKEGGPSYQALKSGDGDVILEEWSHAEELKAAEADGYAVDLGSPGNVGIIGWYVPDWLAQEHPDILDWNNLNKYAAEFKTSESGGKGQFLGSDPTYTQYDEAIIKNLGLDYQVVFAGGETATVEAFKKAQENKEWLIGYFWEPQYIHAEVPMDRVKLPEYKEGCDAKKSEVACDYAETELKKVAAKDFMDSGSTAADLIKKFTWTNDDQNLVAKYITADKMTPEEAAAKWIADNPDKVAAWQS; this comes from the coding sequence GTGCGGATTCTCAACAGGCAGCGAGCCGGACTCGTCGCCGTCGCCGCGAGTGCCGTGGTCGCGCTCACGGCCTGTGGCGGTGGCACGGTGAACGAGGAGACCAAGACGAACGAGTCGAAGGCGGCCGCCGCCGGCGGCGAGTGCGGAGACCTCAAGATCATCGTCAACCCGTGGGTCGGCTACACCGCGGACGCGTACGTCGTCGGCGCCGTCGCCGCAGACGAGCTCGGCTGCAACGTCTCCTACGTGGAGCTGAAGGAGGGCGGGCCGTCGTACCAGGCGCTGAAGTCGGGCGACGGCGACGTCATCCTCGAGGAGTGGTCGCACGCCGAGGAGCTCAAGGCAGCGGAGGCCGACGGCTACGCCGTCGATCTCGGGTCGCCGGGCAACGTCGGGATCATCGGGTGGTACGTCCCGGACTGGCTCGCCCAGGAGCACCCGGACATCCTGGACTGGAACAACCTGAACAAGTACGCAGCCGAGTTCAAGACCTCCGAGTCCGGTGGCAAGGGCCAGTTCCTCGGGTCCGACCCGACGTACACCCAGTACGACGAGGCGATCATCAAGAACCTCGGGCTCGACTACCAGGTGGTGTTCGCCGGCGGTGAGACCGCGACCGTCGAGGCCTTCAAGAAGGCCCAGGAGAACAAGGAGTGGCTCATCGGCTACTTCTGGGAGCCGCAGTACATCCACGCCGAGGTGCCGATGGACCGGGTGAAGCTGCCCGAGTACAAGGAGGGCTGCGACGCCAAGAAGTCGGAGGTCGCGTGCGACTACGCGGAGACCGAGCTGAAGAAGGTCGCCGCCAAGGACTTCATGGACTCGGGCTCCACCGCGGCCGACCTGATCAAGAAGTTCACCTGGACCAACGACGACCAGAACCTGGTCGCCAAGTACATCACCGCGGACAAGATGACCCCGGAGGAAGCCGCGGCGAAGTGGATCGCGGACAACCCCGACAAGGTCGCGGCCTGGCAGAGCTGA